From one Trifolium pratense cultivar HEN17-A07 linkage group LG1, ARS_RC_1.1, whole genome shotgun sequence genomic stretch:
- the LOC123892375 gene encoding uncharacterized protein LOC123892375: MAVLHGLQICWENEFRRIICFSDSLRAVNLIREGVSAHHRFANEIFSIRQLVDKDWDVVVEHTLREDNACADVLAKMSALSNLPLVKITSPPNELSMPLLADAQDVVFIRE; encoded by the coding sequence ATGGCGGTGCTACATGGCTTACAAATTTGTTGGGAGAATGAGTTCAGAAGAATCATTTGCTTCTCAGATTCGCTTCGGGCAGTTAATTTAATCCGGGAAGGAGTCTCGGCTCATCACCGGTTTGCGAATGAAATCTTTAGCATCCGTCAACTAGTTGATAAAGATTGGGATGTGGTTGTGGAACATACGCTCCGAGAGGATAATGCTTGTGCGGATGTGCTAGCCAAGATGAGTGCTCTCTCTAACTTGCCATTAGTGAAAATTACTTCACCTCCTAATGAACTCTCTATGCCTCTTCTCGCTGATGCGCAGGATGTAGTTTTCATCCGGgagtaa